One window of the Macaca thibetana thibetana isolate TM-01 chromosome 1, ASM2454274v1, whole genome shotgun sequence genome contains the following:
- the GJA9 gene encoding gap junction alpha-9 protein has product MGDWNLLGDTLEEVHIHSTTIGKTWLTILFIFRMLVLGVAAEDVWNDEQSGFVCNTEQPGCRNVCYDQAFPISLIRYWVLQVIFVSSPSLVYMGHALYRLRVLEEERQRMKAQLRVELEGVEFEMPRDRRRLEQELCQLEKRKLNKAPLRGTLLCTYVIHIFTRSVVEVGFMIGQYLLYGFHLEPLFKCHGHPCPNIIDCFVSRPTEKTIFLLFMQSIATISLFLNILEIFHLGFKKIKRGIWGKYKLKKEHNEFHANEAKQNVAKYQSTSANSLKRLPSAPDYNLLVEKQTHTAVYPSLNSSSVFQPNPDNHSVNDEKCILNEQETVLSNEISTLSTSCTHFQHIGSNNNKDTHKIFGKEVNGNQLREKRETEGKDRKRNYYSRGHRSIPGVAIDGENNMRQSPQTAFSLPANCDWKPRWLRATWGSSTEHENRGSPPKGNLKGQFRKGIVRTLPPSQGKSQSLDIPNTADSLGGLSFELGLVRTCNNPVCPPNHVVSLTNNLIGRRVPTDLQI; this is encoded by the coding sequence ATGGGGGACTGGAATCTCCTTGGAGATACTCTGGAGGAAGTTCACATCCACTCCACCACGATTGGAAAGACCTGGCTCACCATCCTATTCATATTTCGAATGCTTGTTCTGGGTGTAGCAGCTGAAGATGTCTGGAATGATGAGCAGTCCGGCTTCGTCTGCAATACAGAACAACCAGGCTGCAGAAATGTATGCTACGACCAGGCCTTTCCTATCTCCCTCATTAGATACTGGGTTCTGCAGGTGATATTTGTGTCTTCACCATCCCTGGTCTACATGGGCCATGCATTGTACCGACTGAGAGTTCTAGAGGAAGAGAGGCAAAGGATGAAAGCTCAGTTAAGAGTAGAACTGGAGGGGGTAGAGTTTGAAATGCCTAGGGATCGGAGGAGATTGGAGCAAGAGCTTTGTCagctggagaaaaggaaactaaatAAAGCTCCACTCAGAGGAACCTTGCTTTGCACTTATGTGATACACATTTTCACTCGCTCTGTGGTTGAAGTTGGATTCATGATTGGACAGTACCTTTTATATGGATTTCACTTAGAGCCTCTATTTAAGTGTCATGGCCACCCGTGTCCAAATATAATCGACTGTTTTGTCTCAAGACCAACAGAAAAGACAATATTCCTATTATTTATGCAATCTATAGCCACTATTTCACTTTTCTTAAACATTCTAGAAATTTTCCACCTaggttttaaaaagattaaaagaggGATTTGGGGAAAATACAAGTTGAAGAAGGAACATAATGAATTCCATGCAAACGAGGCAAAACAAAACGTAGCCAAATATCAGAGCACATCTGCAAATTCACTGAAGCGACTCCCTTCTGCCCCTGATTATAATCTGTTAGTGGAAAAGCAAACACACACTGCGGTGTACCCTAGTTTAAATTCATCTTCTGTATTCCAGCCAAATCCTGACAATCACAGTGTAAATGATGAGAAATGCATTTTGAATGAACAGGAAACTGTACTTTCTAACGAGATTTCCACACTTAGTACTAGCTGTACTCATTTTCAACACATCGGTTCAAATAATAACAAAGACactcataaaatatttggaaaagaagTTAATGGTAACCAgttaagggaaaaaagagaaactgaaggCAAAGACCGCAAAAGGAACTACTACTCTAGAGGTCACCGTTCTATTCCAGGTGTTGCTATAGATGGAGAGAACAACATGAGGCAGTCACCCCAAACAGCTTTCTCCTTGCCAGCTAACTGCGATTGGAAACCGCGGTGGCTTAGAGCTACATGGGGTTCCTCTACAGAACATGAAAACCGGGGATCACCTCCTAAAGGTAACCTCAAAGGCCAGTTCAGAAAGGGCATAGTCAGAACCCTTCCTCCTTCACAAGGAAAGTCTCAATCACTTGACATTCCAAACACAGCTGATTCTTTGGGAGGGCTGTCCTTTGAGCTAGGGTTGGTCAGAACCTGTAATAATCCTGTGTGTCCTCCAAATCACGTAGTGTCGCTAACGAACAATCTCATTGGTAGGCGGGTTCCCACAGATCTTCAGATCTAA
- the MYCBP gene encoding C-Myc-binding protein has protein sequence MSSSAPNPPVAVSGASYAAAAVTMAHYKAADSKREQFRRYLEKSGVLDTLTKVLVALYEEPEKPNSALDFLKHHLGAATPENPEIELLRLELAEMKEKYEAIVEENKKLKAKLAQYEPPQEEKRAE, from the exons ATGAGCAGTTCTGCTCCCAACCCGCCAGTCGCGGTCTCCGGCGCCAGCTACGCCGCTGCCGCTGTCACTATGGCCCATTACAAA GCCGCCGACTCGAAGCGTGAGCAGTTCCGGAGGTACTTGGAGAAGTCGGGGGTGCTGGACACGCTGACCAAGG TGTTGGTAGCCTTATATGAAGAACCAGAGAAACCTAACAGTGCTTTGGA TTTTTTAAAGCATCACTTAGGAGCTGCTACcccagagaatccagaaatagagcTGCTTCGCCTAGAACTggctgaaatgaaagagaaatatgaagctattgtagaagaaaataaaaaactgaaagcaaag CTTGCTCAGTATGAACCACCTCAGGAGGAGAAGCGTGCTGAATAG